From a single Sediminibacterium sp. KACHI17 genomic region:
- a CDS encoding BrxA/BrxB family bacilliredoxin, with protein sequence MYPAEIVLPMKAELTDNGFEELTTADSVDQTLKQEGTTLVVINSVCGCAAGTCRPGVLMAVQNATKRPDRLTTSFAGFDMEAVNQVRKHTLPYPPSSPAIALFKDGQLVSMVERHQIEGRPAQVIAQHLISVFDEHCN encoded by the coding sequence ATGTATCCCGCAGAGATAGTATTACCGATGAAAGCAGAGTTGACCGACAATGGTTTTGAAGAGCTGACCACCGCTGATTCGGTTGATCAAACATTAAAACAGGAAGGTACCACATTGGTGGTTATTAATTCCGTATGTGGTTGTGCAGCAGGCACTTGCAGACCTGGAGTTTTGATGGCTGTTCAAAATGCCACAAAGCGTCCAGACAGGCTTACCACTAGTTTCGCAGGCTTTGATATGGAGGCTGTGAATCAGGTTCGTAAGCACACATTACCTTATCCACCATCATCTCCGGCCATCGCTTTGTTCAAGGATGGACAATTAGTGAGTATGGTAGAGCGCCATCAGATCGAAGGTCGTCCGGCTCAGGTCATCGCACAGCACCTGATTTCGGTTTTTGATGAGCATTGCAATTAA
- a CDS encoding Hsp20/alpha crystallin family protein — translation MTLVKHNTVPFNSLFDELFNHFPATWGRDANQAYAVVPVNIHETNEGYHLELNAPGRNKEDFKVNIENGLLTISYEKKESQEQKDYKTIRREFSFRSFKRSFTIDEKINADGIQARYENGVLKVYLPKKEEIKVSPKEISIL, via the coding sequence ATGACACTTGTAAAACACAACACCGTTCCTTTTAACAGTCTTTTCGACGAACTCTTTAATCATTTCCCTGCAACATGGGGTAGAGACGCGAACCAGGCTTATGCTGTAGTTCCTGTCAACATTCATGAGACCAATGAAGGTTATCACTTGGAATTGAATGCTCCTGGAAGGAACAAAGAGGACTTCAAGGTGAATATTGAGAACGGCTTATTGACGATCAGCTATGAGAAAAAGGAAAGTCAGGAACAAAAAGATTACAAAACAATCAGAAGAGAATTCAGCTTCCGCTCATTCAAGCGCAGTTTCACGATCGATGAAAAGATCAATGCAGACGGTATTCAAGCGCGTTATGAAAACGGCGTATTGAAAGTATATCTGCCAAAAAAAGAAGAAATAAAAGTATCTCCGAAAGAGATTTCGATCTTATAA
- a CDS encoding sigma-70 family RNA polymerase sigma factor, whose amino-acid sequence MSKEKEFIALLNEHQRIIHKVCNLYMDAHADREDLFQEITLQAWKAYGNFRGDAKFSTWLYRVALNTAITFFRKEKRQPDIFSTEAVPDFNANDAYDPIEEQVKAMYAAIGELSKIDKAIVMLYLEDYNYNDIGEMMGITANNVAVKMNRIKTKLKESTQKYMTPA is encoded by the coding sequence ATGTCCAAGGAGAAGGAATTCATAGCATTACTTAACGAGCACCAACGCATCATCCATAAAGTGTGTAATCTTTATATGGATGCACATGCTGATCGTGAAGACCTGTTTCAGGAGATCACGTTACAAGCTTGGAAAGCGTATGGTAATTTCAGAGGTGATGCAAAATTCTCTACCTGGCTCTACCGCGTTGCATTGAATACCGCCATTACTTTTTTCCGAAAAGAAAAAAGACAACCGGATATTTTTTCTACCGAAGCAGTACCCGACTTCAATGCCAATGATGCTTACGACCCCATCGAAGAACAGGTAAAAGCCATGTACGCAGCGATCGGCGAATTATCAAAAATTGATAAGGCCATCGTGATGCTGTATCTGGAAGATTATAACTACAATGATATTGGAGAAATGATGGGTATTACTGCTAATAATGTTGCGGTGAAAATGAACCGCATCAAAACAAAGCTGAAAGAATCCACACAAAAATATATGACCCCCGCATAA
- a CDS encoding TraB/GumN family protein, with translation MLSRFFILLISALTFSNTSSFSQEQPKNSLLWMISGKDLSRPSFVFGTFHMMCRSDFSITDKLKEKLQNTEQFYGELDMDDPTLQMSLMGKMRLKDKTLKDLMSESEFSAISEQFQRITGMSFQMFNQFTPFMPLSLLTMSSIECADKVQPESEFVKLAQEKKLPILGLETIDDQIAAINSQPLDSQLHSLKRMVLSYDSVKQVMTKMVDVYKQNNADKLYDFIKENSNGNDQFETDMLIKRNKRWIPVIEKAIHEKPSFFAVGAGHLGGNEGVLELLRKQGYTLTPVLY, from the coding sequence ATGTTATCCAGATTTTTCATATTACTGATATCGGCCCTAACTTTTAGTAACACATCTTCTTTTAGCCAAGAGCAGCCCAAAAATTCATTATTATGGATGATCAGTGGCAAAGACCTCTCCCGCCCCTCTTTTGTATTCGGCACTTTTCATATGATGTGTAGATCTGATTTTTCAATTACGGATAAACTCAAAGAAAAGCTCCAAAATACAGAACAGTTTTACGGCGAACTCGACATGGACGACCCGACTTTACAAATGTCGTTGATGGGTAAAATGCGCTTAAAGGATAAAACACTAAAAGACCTGATGAGCGAGTCTGAATTCAGTGCTATCAGTGAGCAGTTCCAGCGGATCACAGGCATGTCATTTCAAATGTTCAATCAATTCACGCCATTCATGCCTTTGAGTTTATTAACGATGAGTAGTATTGAATGTGCAGATAAAGTTCAGCCTGAGAGTGAATTTGTAAAGCTGGCTCAAGAAAAAAAACTGCCCATTTTAGGTCTTGAAACCATCGATGATCAGATAGCTGCGATCAATAGTCAACCCCTGGATTCTCAGTTGCATTCTTTAAAAAGAATGGTGCTATCATACGATAGCGTAAAACAAGTGATGACCAAGATGGTGGATGTTTACAAACAGAACAATGCTGACAAGCTATATGATTTCATCAAAGAAAATAGTAATGGAAATGATCAGTTTGAAACAGATATGCTGATCAAGAGAAATAAAAGATGGATTCCTGTCATTGAAAAAGCCATTCATGAAAAGCCAAGTTTTTTTGCTGTAGGAGCAGGTCACTTAGGTGGTAATGAAGGTGTACTTGAACTACTGAGAAAACAAGGCTATACACTCACCCCTGTATTGTACTAA